The Leptospira koniambonensis sequence AAATCCATCCCATTTTTTTTCCATGGCGGCTTCTACAAAACGGTTTCTGACTTCTTCTCTGATACCTGCCTTTTTGGTTTCTTTAAAATATAAACCTATATAGCTGAAATCTTCTTTTGAAATTTCTCTTTTAGAAACTACAGGGATTGCATCTTCTGCTTCTTCAAATGTAAGACCTTCTTTGACTGCAAAGTCCAGATTTACTATGAGCTCTGCTGTTTTTTCTGGGCTTACACCTTCTAAAATTGCCCATGGGATCACATTTTTAGTGATCTTTAACACTTCTTTACTTCCAGCTCTTTGTCCTAATTTTTGGAATACAGAGTTTTTGATTAGAAGTGTTTGGGATTTGTCCCAATCAGATTTAAGCAAGTCCTCGAAAGGATCTGCAAATATAGAAAAGGAGAATAAAAGAAGAAGGCTAGGTACTAAGATCCGAATTTTCATTTTACACCATGCATCCAAGATTCTAGTTTTTTGCGGAAAAGAAATAGACCCATCGCAGTGATTGTAGGTAAAAAGAAGAAGATCAGGAAAAACCCTGACAAGGATTCCCTTCCGCCCATAAATCTAGTTAATTCACCGGCGAGAACATGAGCGAAGAAGTTTGCTAAAAACCAAAATCCCATCATCATGGAAGCGACTTTTACTGGTGCGAGTTTAGTAACTAAAGACAAACCAACTGGAGATAAAAACAATTCTCCGATCGTTAAAAGTAGAATAGAAAGAATGATCCAAATAGAGGAAAATTTTTCAGTAGATCCAAAAGTTACTACGGAGAGAAGAAGGTATCCGAGTCCCAAAACGATCAGTCCTAAACAAAACTTAGTCACCGTGGAAATATGCCTGCCTGATTCTTCGAATTTTTTCCACATCCATGAAACAACGAGTGCTAAACTCACTACAAAAAGCGGATTTAAAGATTGGTAATTCGCAGCAGGAATTTCCAATCTACCAATATTTCTGTCCACATACCGATCAATGATCAGGCTTAAGGAAGAACCAATCTGTTCATAAGAAGCCCAGAAAGTGATTGTAACTGCAGAGAAAACCATAATCGCAAAAATTCTTTCTCTGTTTTGTTTAGGATCCTCTGTTTCCGAATCTGCATCGGATCTGCTTACATTTGCTAAGAATGCATCTGGATTTACTCTTCTTCCTAAAAATCCAAAAATAATAAGACCAATTAACATTCCGACAGCTGCGATCCCGAATCCGTAATGCCAACCTTTATATTCAGCAAGATTTGCGCATGCCCAGGTTCCTAAGATCGCACCTAAGTTGATCCCAAAATAGAATATAGTAAAACCGGAATCTTTGAGCTCAGGTTTACCTTCTAATTCATAAATTCTTCCTACAACAGTGGAGATACAAGGTTTGAAAAAACCATTTCCAGCGATCAAAAGTCCAAGACCCAAATAAAAAGTCCAGAGTCCGTTAAATGCTAAGGAAAGATGACCAAACATCATTAGAATTCCACCTAAAAAGATGGAACGTTTATATCCTAAAAATCTATCAGCGAGTAAACCACCCAAGATAGGTGTCAGATATACGAATCCATTATAAAATCCGTATATTCGTCCAGCCTGAGCGTCTTGCATCAAAAGTTCTTTGGTCAGAAATAGAACAAGAAGTGCTCTCATTCCATAAAAAGAAAATCTCTCCCACATTTCTACGAAGAAGAGAACATATAAACCTCTAGGATGGGTTATTTGCCTTTGGCTCTGGATTTCCATTCTGGTTCCGGGATTTTAGATTCAAAATTTGCGTATCTTGCGGCTACGAATAGGTGATCAGAAAGTCTGTTCAGGAATCTAAGATTTTCTGGAAAAATCTCGTGACCTTCTTCTTTATAATGTACTAGGTCTCTTTCTAATCTTCTGGCTAGGGTTCTAGCAACATGTAAAAAAGAAGAAGAGGACGATCCGCCAGGTAGTATAAAATTTTTCAAAGGAAGAAGTGAATCTTGCCAAAGATCTATTTCCTTTTCCAATTCAGAGATATCTTCTTCAAGGATACAGGAAGAATCATCCTTCTTCTTATATCCTGCAAGCTCCGATCCTAATTCAAAAAGTAAATTTTGGATTCTTTCCAACGGCTCTTTCAATTTGGAATCTTTTGTTAGGAAAGAAATTGCGACTCCGATTGCAGAGTTGAGTTCATCTGCAGTTCCGTACAATTCTACCCTTGGATCTGATTTGGAGACCCTGGTCCCAGAAGCCAAGGATGTGGTTCCGGAATCTCCCTTTTTGGTATAAATTTTCATGATTCGGCCTGAATTTAGGGGACAGAATGCGAAAAACTTCTGAAAATTCCCGCAAGAAAAGCAGTTTTAACGGAAAAAAAGTTGCGAAATTGCTAAAGTCGATGGTAGAATGAGAGTAGATTTTCCCTCTTTTGGATTATCGTCGATTGTGGCTTTAGTCTTTAGGAAAAAATCTAAAAAAATCTCCCCAACATATATAAGGGAGTGAAATTCGCAGTGGATATCCGGGTTGCCCGGGAGGTTCTCCCCTCCTAAAAGCCCGGCCTCATGGTTCGGACGGATCCGAACTCTAGCTACAGGGAGGTTGTTGATGATTATCAATCACAACATCAGCGCTCTTCGTGCGAATAACGTACTGAAGACGACCAATCACGAGCTGGATAAGACTACAGAAAAATTATCTACCGGTATGAGGATCAATCGTGCCGGTGATGATGCATTGGGATTTGCGGTTTCCGAAAGGATGCGCACCCAAATTCGAGGTCTTGCCCAAGCTGAAAGAAACGTAATGGATGGAGTTTCATTCATTCAGGTTACCGAAGGTAACTTGGAGCAAGTGAATAATATTCTCCAAAGATTGAGAGAATTATCCATCCAAACTTCCAACGGGATTTACTCGGATGATGATCGTAAACTCGTTCAACTAGAAGTAGACCAACTCATAGACGAAGTGGACAGGTTAGGTAAATCTGCCGAGTTCAACAAAATTCGCCCATTGAGTGGAGCCTACTCCAAGGATTCTAAAAATCCGATCCAGTTGCATGTTGGACCGAATCAAAACGAGAAGCTGGAAATTTTCGTGGATGCAATGAATGCAGGCGCGCTTCAGTTGGAGAACAACGGGAAAAAGCAGACTTTGTCTACTCCCGCTTCATCTAATGCGATGATCGGTATTCTTGATAATGCGATCCAAAGGGTGAATAAACAAAGATCCGATCTAGGAGCTTATTATAACCGTTTGGAAATTACAGCAGAAGGTCTGCAGGCAAACTATATCAATATGGTTTCCGCAGAAAGCCGAGTAAGGGACGCGGATATGGCTGAACATATCGTGGACTATACTAAGAATCAGATTTTAACCAAAAGTGGGGTCGCAATGCTTGCGCAAGCAAACATGAGACCGGAACAAGTAGTTAAACTTCTGAGTGAAAGATTCGGATAAAAGAAACAGATTTTCTGAAAATTCGAAGAGACCCGTCCAAAAGGACGGGTTTTTTTATTAGTGAATAGTTTTTGAGGTTTAGAATTTATCAGCCTGTGCTTTGTAAGCAGCTGCTTCTTTATCTGCGTGGTCGGCTAATTTTTTATACTTTTCCTTGTCCGCAACATCAGCAGTAGCTTTTCCGCCATGGGACTGACTTGATAAAGATTTGTATTTATCAGCCAATTCCTTATGGTCTTTTGCTTTTTTGTTAAAGTATTCTTTTGCGATCTTTTTCAGATCCGGGGTAGTAGCTTCCGCGATGAGAAGGTTATCCAACTCGGTAAATGCAGAAATATTACCTGCCAGGATCATGGAAAATAGAATGGTTGCTATGGTCTTTTTCATAAGAACTCCTAATATGCGCCCGCTAAGTTTGCGGGCACCGTATCCAATAGTCAATATTAAATTGATAGAATTTATATTAACATTTAATGAAATGCGAATTGATTTATATCGCTAAATCTAAGACTTTTTGAAAGTTCCTTTTTTAGTATCACATTCCTTTTTCGTTAAGGAGATCCAACCCTTCCCTTTGCAGGAGTTTTGGCCAGAGCAGGAATTTGCGTTTGTATGGCAGTCGCTTTTTCCCTTACAGGAATTGACCCCATGACATTCTCCTTTTGCGTTATCTGCGCCAGCTTCTTGTTTTTCGGAATAAACTTCTCCCGATAAAAATAGCCCGGAGAGCGCCGCTCCGATGATCAGTTTTTTAGTAGTATTGTTCATTTTGTTCCCTCTTATTTAAATGGATTTAGTTCTTTTTTTCTTAGTTAAAGGAAGGGCGGGCAGAATATCCCCCAGTTTTCCCTCCTTCCAAAGCATGTATATTGGAGGATATACTAAAAGTTCCAGAATAAAACTGGTCACAAGTCCTCCTACCATGGGGGCAGCGATCCTTTTCATCACGTCTGAACCTGTGCTTGCGGACCACATAATCGGCAGAAGTCCCATCATAGCAGCAAGGACAGTCATGATCTTAGGTCGGATCCTATGCACTGCACCGTGGATGATCGCATCTATCAGATCTTCTCTGGTTCTTAATCTCCCCTTTTTCTTGGCGTCCTCGTAAGAAAGATCCAGATATAAGAGCATAAATACTCCTGTCTCTGCATCTAGTCCCATGAGTGCGATCATTCCTACCCAGACAGCAACTGAGATTTGGTAGTCTAGAATATAAAGAAGTCCAACTGCTCCAATCAATGAGAATGGCACTGCCAAAAGTACAATTAATGTTTTGATATAAGATTTGGTATTGAAGTATAATAATAAAAATATAATGAAGATTGTCAAAGGCAGAATGTACATCATTCTTTCTCTGACTCTTATCATATTCTCATATTGGCCGCTCCAAACTAGGGAATATCCAGGAGGAAGAAGAATGGATTCTGAGACCTTCTTCTTAGCCTTATCTACGAATCCTCCAATATCTGAGGTAGAAGGATCTACATACACATAACCCGCTAAAAATCCATTCTCATCTCGGATCATAGAAGGACCGGTTTTTGCTCCTATACTTGCAATTTCTGAAATAGGAATATGACCGAATTCTTTCGTAGGGACCAAGATAGTTTTGATCTTGTCCAAAGAATCTCGCAATTCGCGAGGATACCGCACATTGACTGAAAATCGTTCTCTACCTTCTATGGTTTGGGTGATTGGTTCTCCTCCGATGGCTGCAACTATGATCTGTTGTGCGGTCTCTACAGATATATTATATCTTGCTAATTTTTCCCTTCTTAGATTTAGATCTAGGAAATAACCACCTGCTGTTCTTTCTGCAAATACACTTCTTATATTTTTATCTGTTTTAAGAAGTGTTTCAATTTTAATTCCTATAGATTCTATTTCTTCCAAAGAAGAACCCAAGATCTTAATTCCGATTGGAGTTCTCATACCTGTGCTCAACATATCGATACGAGTTTTGATCGGCATGGTCCAGGCATTTGTGGCTCCAGGAAATTGCATTTCCTGGTTCATCTTTTCCACTAACTCGTCTTTAGTCAGTCTTTCAGGCACAAAAGGAAGGAATGGATATTGGAAAATCCTTGGAAAATTAGAATAAAATCTGTCCGCCTTTCTCCATTCGTCCTGGGGTTTGAGAAGTATCACTGTTTCCATCATGGAGAATGGTGCTGGATCTGTGGCTGTATCTGATCGTCCCGCTTTTCCAAAAACTCGTTTTACTTCTGGAAAACTTTTGAGTTTTTTATCCATCGAGATCATTAGTTTTTCTGCTTCGGCAACTGAGATCCCAGGCAAGGTGGTAGGCATATATAGAAAAGATTCCTCATATAGTTGAGGCATAAATTCAGAACCTAAACTGAAATACACAGGGATCGTCAAAACTACCAATGTAAATGCAGAAACTATAATCGTTTTTGGTCTATGAAGAACATAACGACAAGCAGGTTCATAAAATCTGAATAGAATTTTACTGACTGGATGTTTCTCTTCGGGATAATATTTCCCAACGAACATGGTAGTTGCTATCTTAGAAAGAAGTGCATTTTTAAAATTGAATGGCTCCATTCTTGTGAATAACATTCTAACTGCAGGATCCAAAGTGATGGCTAAAAATGCAGCCACCGCCATCGCGATATTTTTAGAATATGCTAATGGACGGAATAACCTTCCCTCTTGATCTACAAGTGTGAATATCGGGAAGAAGGCCACAGCGATCACAAGCAAAGAGAAAAATACGGAAGGCCCCACTTCGAGTAATGCTTCTAATCGAACTGAATGATAGTCTCCAATCCTTCCTCCTGCTTCCCATTCTTCTAATTTTTTATAAGCGTTCTCTACTTCTACGATTGCTCCATCTACGAGCACTCCGATAGAGATTGCCATCCCCGCCAAGGACATGATATTTGCATTAATATCCAAAAGATTCATTGGAATGAATGCTATGATCACTGAAATTGGGATCGTAAGAATTGGAATAATGGCAGAAGGAAAATGCCATAAAAAGATGAGTATCACGATCGAAACAATGATCATCTCTTCTATCAATTTGAATTTCAAATTGCTGATCGCATGTTCAATCAGTTCAGATCTATCATAGGTAGTGATTAGTTCTGCACCTTTTGGAAGATTCTTTTTAATCTCTTCCAATTTGGTTTTTACTCTTTCGATTACAGAGAGTGCATTTTCTCCATGCCGCATTACGATTGTGCCTGCGACCACGTCCCCTTCTCCATCTAAATCAGCGATCCCTCTTCGAATATCCGGTCCGAATTGGACAGAAGCGACGTTTTTCAGAAGCACTGGAGTTCCGTTCGCATCCGTGGAAAGGGGTATATTTTCTATATCGGTTAAAGAAGAAAGGTATCCTCTTCCTCTCACCATATATTCTGCACCGGAAATTTCCAGTAGTCTGCCTCCAGTTTCTTGGTTACTTTCTCGAACCTTCTGGATAACAGTTTCAAAATCTACATTATAGGATCTTAATGCATTTGGATGAATTGTGATTTGGTATTGTTTTTTGAATCCACCGATTCCTGCTACTTCAGAGACTCCAGGAACTGAATTTAATAAATATCTTAGATGAAAATCTTGGTATGTTCTCAAATCTACGAGTGAATTATTCCCTGTTTGATCGATCAATGCATATTGGTATACCCATCCAACAGCACTCGCATCTGGGCCCAATTCTGTTTTTACACCTGCTGGAAGAAGAGGTTGAATTCTCGAAAGATATTCTAACACCCTGGATCTGGCCCAATAGATATCTGTTCCATCTTGGAAGATCACATATACATAAGAAAAACCGAAATCTGAAAATCCTCTGACCACCTTGATCTTAGGCGCACCTAAAAGAGAAGTGATGATTGGATAAGTGACCTGGTCTTCCATGATATCTGGACTTCTGTCCCAACGAGAATATACAATCACCTGAGTATCCGAAAGATCTGGGATTGCATCTAGCGGAATAGTTTTCATGGACACATAAGAAGCGACGAGTATTGCTAAAGTGACTATAAGAACTAAAAACTTGTTTTCTGCGGAAAAACGAATAATCGACTGAATCATATTTCGTTTCCTTAATGTGTATGAGAGTCAGAGCCGAATCTGATCTTTGCTTCCGAATCGATCAAAAATGTGGACTCAGTTACTACTCTTTGTTCTTCTTTCAAACCGGACAAAATTTCAATCCAAGGATCTATATTCTTTCCTGTTTGGACAGAAACCGCCTGAAATCTATCTGGAGCAGTTTGCACATAAGCAATCTTTTGTTTTCCAGTATCTAAAATTGCAGATATTGGAACGGATAGAACTTTCGAAAGAGAAACTTCTATTACAGTATCTCCAAACATCTGAGGTTTTAGGAGGTGGCCAGGATCTGAAACCTCGCTTCT is a genomic window containing:
- a CDS encoding peptide MFS transporter, with product MEIQSQRQITHPRGLYVLFFVEMWERFSFYGMRALLVLFLTKELLMQDAQAGRIYGFYNGFVYLTPILGGLLADRFLGYKRSIFLGGILMMFGHLSLAFNGLWTFYLGLGLLIAGNGFFKPCISTVVGRIYELEGKPELKDSGFTIFYFGINLGAILGTWACANLAEYKGWHYGFGIAAVGMLIGLIIFGFLGRRVNPDAFLANVSRSDADSETEDPKQNRERIFAIMVFSAVTITFWASYEQIGSSLSLIIDRYVDRNIGRLEIPAANYQSLNPLFVVSLALVVSWMWKKFEESGRHISTVTKFCLGLIVLGLGYLLLSVVTFGSTEKFSSIWIILSILLLTIGELFLSPVGLSLVTKLAPVKVASMMMGFWFLANFFAHVLAGELTRFMGGRESLSGFFLIFFFLPTITAMGLFLFRKKLESWMHGVK
- a CDS encoding cob(I)yrinic acid a,c-diamide adenosyltransferase, with the protein product MKIYTKKGDSGTTSLASGTRVSKSDPRVELYGTADELNSAIGVAISFLTKDSKLKEPLERIQNLLFELGSELAGYKKKDDSSCILEEDISELEKEIDLWQDSLLPLKNFILPGGSSSSSFLHVARTLARRLERDLVHYKEEGHEIFPENLRFLNRLSDHLFVAARYANFESKIPEPEWKSRAKGK
- a CDS encoding flagellin; translated protein: MIINHNISALRANNVLKTTNHELDKTTEKLSTGMRINRAGDDALGFAVSERMRTQIRGLAQAERNVMDGVSFIQVTEGNLEQVNNILQRLRELSIQTSNGIYSDDDRKLVQLEVDQLIDEVDRLGKSAEFNKIRPLSGAYSKDSKNPIQLHVGPNQNEKLEIFVDAMNAGALQLENNGKKQTLSTPASSNAMIGILDNAIQRVNKQRSDLGAYYNRLEITAEGLQANYINMVSAESRVRDADMAEHIVDYTKNQILTKSGVAMLAQANMRPEQVVKLLSERFG
- a CDS encoding efflux RND transporter permease subunit; its protein translation is MIQSIIRFSAENKFLVLIVTLAILVASYVSMKTIPLDAIPDLSDTQVIVYSRWDRSPDIMEDQVTYPIITSLLGAPKIKVVRGFSDFGFSYVYVIFQDGTDIYWARSRVLEYLSRIQPLLPAGVKTELGPDASAVGWVYQYALIDQTGNNSLVDLRTYQDFHLRYLLNSVPGVSEVAGIGGFKKQYQITIHPNALRSYNVDFETVIQKVRESNQETGGRLLEISGAEYMVRGRGYLSSLTDIENIPLSTDANGTPVLLKNVASVQFGPDIRRGIADLDGEGDVVAGTIVMRHGENALSVIERVKTKLEEIKKNLPKGAELITTYDRSELIEHAISNLKFKLIEEMIIVSIVILIFLWHFPSAIIPILTIPISVIIAFIPMNLLDINANIMSLAGMAISIGVLVDGAIVEVENAYKKLEEWEAGGRIGDYHSVRLEALLEVGPSVFFSLLVIAVAFFPIFTLVDQEGRLFRPLAYSKNIAMAVAAFLAITLDPAVRMLFTRMEPFNFKNALLSKIATTMFVGKYYPEEKHPVSKILFRFYEPACRYVLHRPKTIIVSAFTLVVLTIPVYFSLGSEFMPQLYEESFLYMPTTLPGISVAEAEKLMISMDKKLKSFPEVKRVFGKAGRSDTATDPAPFSMMETVILLKPQDEWRKADRFYSNFPRIFQYPFLPFVPERLTKDELVEKMNQEMQFPGATNAWTMPIKTRIDMLSTGMRTPIGIKILGSSLEEIESIGIKIETLLKTDKNIRSVFAERTAGGYFLDLNLRREKLARYNISVETAQQIIVAAIGGEPITQTIEGRERFSVNVRYPRELRDSLDKIKTILVPTKEFGHIPISEIASIGAKTGPSMIRDENGFLAGYVYVDPSTSDIGGFVDKAKKKVSESILLPPGYSLVWSGQYENMIRVRERMMYILPLTIFIIFLLLYFNTKSYIKTLIVLLAVPFSLIGAVGLLYILDYQISVAVWVGMIALMGLDAETGVFMLLYLDLSYEDAKKKGRLRTREDLIDAIIHGAVHRIRPKIMTVLAAMMGLLPIMWSASTGSDVMKRIAAPMVGGLVTSFILELLVYPPIYMLWKEGKLGDILPALPLTKKKRTKSI